From a single Mobula birostris isolate sMobBir1 chromosome 13, sMobBir1.hap1, whole genome shotgun sequence genomic region:
- the LOC140208162 gene encoding epidermal differentiation-specific protein-like, translating to MSKITLYENPDFTGKDKDFVDNVPDLTVQNFGNTARSIRVIGQHWVAYAGENFTGSFKVLGPGDHASLGELDQKIISLRLVKEDLKNPEIVLYEHVNYYGQSRSIRETTNDLRRAGFENLVSSHKVKAGVWILFQHANLCGQRLITFEGNEWPNYCAFNWNDKLSSVKPLLKSDFEL from the coding sequence ATGAGTAAAATCACTCTCTACGAAAACCCTGACTTTACCGGGAAGGACAAGGACTTTGTGGACAACGTTCCCGACCTTACTGTTCAGAACTTCGGTAATACTGCCCGCTCGATCAGAGTAATCGGCCAGCACTGGGTGGCGTACGCCGGCGAAAACTTCACGGGGTCGTTCAAGGTGCTCGGTCCCGGAGACCACGCAAGTCTGGGCGAGCTGGATCAGAAAATTATCTCTTTGCGGCTGGTGAAGGAGGATTTGAAGAACCCGGAGATCGTTCTGTACGAGCACGTCAACTATTACGGCCAAAGCCGCAGCATTAGGGAAACGACGAATGATCTGAGGAGAGCCGGCTTCGAAAACCTCGTCTCTTCCCATAAGGTGAAGGCAGGCGTGTGGATTCTGTTCCAGCACGCCAACCTATGCGGTCAGCGACTCATCACTTTCGAGGGTAACGAATGGCCCAATTATTGCGCTTTCAACTGGAATGACAAGCTGTCCTCAGTCAAGCCCTTGCTGAAGAGCGACTTCGAGTTGTGA